ATCCTGAGGATCACCCCGCCGGCAACCGTTTCAACATCAGGCAGGACGGTAACGGAAGAATCCATAAGAACATGGTGCAGATTGATCAGAATGGCTTCAGGGGGAATCACATCTTTTAAACCGCCGCTGATATCCACCTCATCGGGGGACAGGTACCGGAGTTTTCCCCTTTGATCAGCCAGGGTGAATCCCGGCATCCGCGAACTGACCAGAAGGTCTGCTTCCAATGTGGAAATTTTATTCATCTGATCATTATAGCGAATCAGATAGGAGCGGGCGTCGGCTGCCGTCAAACAAACTATAAAACTTAGGAGCATGATCGTGAGAGAAAAGATAAACCGTTTCATCGTTCTGCCACCTTCTCCGGTGTTTCGGCCATATCCACGGGATGGACGGTCCAGTCCCGTTCGGGAATAAATTCCACAACATTCCCATCGGGCTTCTGCAAAACGACCCGGTGAATGAATGCATTGGCAATCATGGCTTTGCACATATTGCATATAAACTCATGACCATAAACATATATTGTGCTGTCTGCTGTGGAATGTCCGTTCCGGGCAGCCAGTACAATAGCATTGGACTCGGCATGAGAACCCACGGCACGGCACAGTTCCAGGTGAGTTCCGGATTTGATATGGTGTTTATCGCGGTAACAAAATCCATATTCCAGACTGTTTTTCTGGAAGCTGGGAGCCCCGTTGTAACCGGTGGAAATAATATCTTTATTTCGGACGATGACGGCTCCCACCTGCCTGCGCAGACACGATGAGCGCCGGGCCACCACCCGGGCGATTTCCAGAAAGTATTCATCCCAGGTGGGACGTTCAGGTCGCTTGTCCATTCTTTTTCCTTATGTTTTTTACATACAGTTTCTTTGTCTTCAGCACCAGACTGAAACGGGTCAGATCCTCGGCGGCATAGCTTCGGGGAAAGACCTCCCGAAGTTCTTCTTCAATAACGCCGGTTTCCCGGTAGCGTTCCGAAAAATGGGTCGCGATAAGAAAATCAACCTTGTTTTCAAGGGCTGCCTTTGCTGCAGTGCTTGTGGTTAAATGATCGTAGGCTTCGGCAAAATCCCGTTCATTTTCCATAAAGGTTGTTTCACACAGCAGCAGATCCGCATGATCCATGAGGGGTTTCAAATGATTTCCCGGCGCCGTATCCGCCACATAAGCAAAAACCCGGTCCGGAACACGTTTTGAAACACTTTCCCGGGTGATTATTCCCCTGTCTGTTTGAAGTTCACCTTTTTCCTGCAAAATCCCAACGGATTTCCCCTCAATGCCTGTGGCATTCAGTTTTTCTTTGTCAAACCTGAATCCGCCAGGCTGAACAATCCGAAACCCGTAGGTTGGAATCCGGTGTTTGAGTTCTATGGCTTCAATCCGCAGCTTACCTGCATGAAAAACGACACCTTCCCGGAATATTGGAAGAAGATGAAGGGTCAGGGTCTGATGAAAATCCGAGCAGGTGAGAAGTCTCTTTAAAAAGTCCTCTCCTGTCCTGGGATAGATGATGGTCACCGGTTCAGTCACCTTTGCCAGAGAGATCCGCTGTATGATTCCCGGGAGTCCCAGGCAGTGATCCCCATGGAAATGGGAAATACATATTGTCCGAATAGCCGGCACTGAGAGCCCGCCTTTCACACACTGACGCTGAATCCCCTCTCCCGGATCCAGGAGGATATTCTGTCCCTGCCAGCGCAACAAATATCCGCCGTGGTTTCGCTCTGCCGTGGGCAGTTGGGAAGCTGTTCCCAGGATGTTCAGTTCCATTGTCATCGTTTGTCTGAAATGTAACGGGTTTTTGACAGATTTAAAATGTTGAACATTATTTTCTTGCTATTCCGCAGGATTCCGTGAAAATTCATCCATGGCTGATTCCACCCTTCAGATTATTCATTACCTTGCTTCCCGATACTGCGCCGGACGCCGGACCGGAACCGACGGGTGGAAAAGGGCGCAGCAGTACATCATCCAACAGATGCAGGATCTGGGCATTCTCCCTTTTTATGGTGAAGAGTATCTTCAGCCTCTCCCTCACCTGCCGGGCAATATTGAAGGGGCAAACATTTTAGGTTATATCCCCGGAAAGGGACAATTGAAAAACCGGTATATCATGATCGAAGCCCATTACGATCATCTGGGGACTGACGAAGATGAGCTGGGCTATTACCCCGGGGCTGATGACAATGCGGCAGCTGTGGGTATCATTCTCAGGGCGGCGGGTCATTTTCACGCCGATCCGCCTCAGGCTGACAGACGGAGTATCCTGGTGGCCTGTTTTGACGCGGAAGAACCCCCCTTTTTCAACTCTCCACACATGGGTGTGGAACGCTTTTGCGAAGCAAATCCCGAGGTATTGAATGCCATTGATTTAGCCATTTTTCTGGATCTTATGGGACACGGTCTGGGCACAGGGACACATGAGAAGATCATGGATTCTTTTTTCCTCATCGGAGCTGAAAAATGTGGTGTCGGTCCGGTAATCAATCAACTTGAGACTTCCGTCAAGGGAATTTATCCCCGACGCATGGGCATTCATGCCATTCCCCCCTCCGGGAACTATATTGCCTTTAAAAAGCGTGAACGTCCTTTTATCTTTACCACTTCCGGTCGGAACCATTTTTACCATACCCTCTTTGATTCTGCCGAAAAACTCGATTACCCCAAAATCAACCGGCTTGTCCTTTATTTTTCACATCTTTTGCGGGATTTATCCATTGCCCCCCGGCAATATTTCACATACGACCCCAAAGGTGCCGCAGATGCCGAATCCCTGAAATCTTTGAAAGAGATGTTTCAGGTTATGGATCCTGAAACACCTAACCTGTGCAATATCATGAATTACATAGAAAAAGCCGAAAAAATCTGTAAGGCAAACGGAAACCTCCCTCTTCCCGAGCAATCAAAACTTCTTCATCTGGTGAAATTGATTGAACAGTATGTGTCCTGATGCACGATATAAAGGTGAAAATAAAAAAAATTTTGATTATGAAGCCCTATTTCTCTTACATTAAGTAAAAATGAAAAGATAATAACAACATAAGGAGTGAACAATGCGTTTAAAAACTGTGATCGGATTGATGCTTATCCTGGCTTTGATTATGCCTGTCATACCTTTGAAGGCGCAAAGTCTTGAAGAAAGTCTTCAAAAAATGCTGGGAGATAATGCAAAGGGATATGTACAGCCCTTGGTAACGGGATTCGGCGCGGGCATGAACAGCGGTTTGTACCGGAAAGCATCCACAAAAACCGGAACGCTGCCCCTGCCCATCGGTTTGGATGTGGGACTGGTCGTGAACATGGTGGCTGTGCCCGAAGCAGCTATGATGTTTGAATATTCCATGATGGAAAACACTATCACTTTTCCCCTAAGCACCATGCCCGGACTATCAATGATTCCGGCAGATCTCCAACCGGAAGATATCACGCTGACATTTAACGATATTTACGACAACGGTGGGGTAACAGAAACACCCACCATCGCCAGTGACCAGGAAGAAGGTGTGTTGCTTTCCACCCGGACACCCAATGAAGTTTACATGGCCCTCAGGACCCGCCTTGTGGAAGATCAGGGCATGTCCGGAACGGATGTGGATACCTATCTGCAGCCATCCATTATGAATTTCCTCAACGGCAATTTGAGTACCATAGCTCCAGACTTTCAATTTCCCGGCGGGCTCGGACTGGAATTCGTCCCCACTGCCGGACTCCAGGCAAATGTCCGCATTCCTTTTGAGATAGAAGTACAGGCACGCTACGTTCCTGAATTTGAAATCAGTGAGGAACTCGGCATGTTCTCCATGTACGGAGCCGGCCTGCGGAAAAACCTGCCTGTCCCCGTTCTGGATGTTTCCGTCGGCGCTTTTTATCAGGTATTAAAAGTCGGAGATATTCTGGAAGCTACAAATATCAATTACCATGCCGAGCTGGGAAAACGGCTTCCCATTCCCTTTATCAAAATTACGCCGTACATTGGTGCCGGATATGATCAAACAACCATCAATTTAACCTATACCATTCCTGCGGGGACCGTTCCGGGTATTGATGAAGACCAGGAACTTTCCTTTGATTTGGAAGGGGAAAATACATTCCGGATGAATGCAGGTTTAACCCTTCAGGCCCTTCCTCTGACATTTATCAATGCCGAGGTAGCCCTGGTGGGAGATTATCAGGTGGCAACCGTCGGCCTGGGAATCATGTTTAAATAATAAAATTTGGACACAAAATAAAAAAGGGCGGTCCGGACCGCCCTTTTATTTTACGATGGTTTTTTTCATTTCCGCCGGAAGGTAGTCCCTTCTTTCCGGTCGATGAGTTCAATCCCGGCTTTCAGCAATTCATCACGGATGGTATCGGCTCTGGCCCAGTCCCTGTTCTTCCGTGCTTCATTCCGTTCGATTATCCTCGCTTCAATGTCCTCATCGGACAACGTTGCGGGCTTTTCGTGATCTCCCGAAAAAATAACCCCTAAAACCTGATCCACTTTTTGTAATGCTTCCAAAATCCTTTCTTTATCACCACTTGTCATCGGCAAATCTGTCTTTATCCGGTTTATCCTGCGGATTAATTCAAATACCGAAGCCAGAGCCGGAGAAATGTTCAGATCATCATCCATGGCCCCTTCAAATTTTTCCAGCATCCGGGCAACTTCTTTTTCCACCTTTTCATGGACAGGACCTTCCTCATGAATCTGATCCAGCTCAAAGAGGTAATCGTCAATCCGCTTGAGGGATTTTTCCGATTGTTCCAGTAGAGAAAGACTGAAATTCAATTTCTGGCGGTAATGAGTGGAAAGCAGTGTATATCGGATGGCACGGGGGGAATAGCCTCTGTCGATCAACCCCCGGATATAAATAATATTTCCCAGGGATTTACTCATTTTCTCCCCGTCCCAGAGCAGGTGTTCGCAATGGAGCCAGTACCGGGCAAAAGGTTTACCCGTAGCCCCCTCACTCTGGGCAATTTCATTCTCATGATGGGGAAAAATATTATCCACTCCGCCGGTATGAATATCAAATGTTTCTCCCAGATATTTCATGGACATGGCAGAACATTCGATATGCCAGCCGGGACGGCCTTTACCCAGCGGCGTGTCCCAATAGACATCCCCGTCAGTCGGTTTCCAGGCCTTCCACAAGGCAAAATCGTGCGCCGATTCCTTTTCGTATTCGTCACTTTCCACCCGGCCTCCACTTCGGAGATTTTCCGGGTTCAGATTCTGTAAACGGCCGTAACGGGGAAAAGCCGTGATCTTGTAAAAAATGTTTCCGTCCTCTGTACGATAAGCCAGCCCCTTCTCCATCAGAGACTGAATTAATTTTACCATATCCCCGATGTGTTCCGTAGCCGCCGGAAAAACCTCCGCCCTGTCAATATTCAAAATGTCCAGGTCCTTAAAGAAAGAATCTTTGAAAGGCCGTGTATAATCCTGAAGGAGAATCTTTTTTTCAAAACAACTGCGGATAATTTTATCGTCCACATCCGTAAGATTCATCACCTGGGTAACATTGAATCCCTTATATTTCAGGTAGCGCTTCAGCTGATCCTCAAAGATATAGGCCCGGAAATTGCCGATATGGGCATGGTTATAAACCGTCGGGCCACAGGTATACATCTTTACAACACCTTTTTTCAGTGGAATGAAGGGTTCTTTTTTCCGGGAGAGTGTGTTGTAAAAAACCAGATTCATGTTGATTCCTTTTTTTCAAAACGTTTCAGGGCATCCTTTACAATCCAATCCGTTAAGGCCGGGAAATCCATCCCCATGACTTTAGCCGATTTAGGAAGAAGACTTGTGGCCGTCATGCCGGGCAGGGAGTTGGCTTCCAGAAAATAAATCTCTTTCCCGTCTTTCAGTCTGAAATCAATCCGGGCATAATTTTCAAGACCCAAAATATCCCAGATGCGCAAGGCCTTCTCTTTCAGGGATTGGGTCAAATCATCAGTCAGAGGTGCCGGTATCAGATAACGGCTTTTCCCTGATGCGTATTTTGTCTCAAAGGTATACACACCACCTTCAGGGAGAATTTCAATAAGGGGAAAGGCTTTGCCACCCACAACAGGCACCGTGAGTTCCTGTCCCGGAATGTATTCTTCCGCCAGAATCACCGAATCATATTTCAGGGCATCCTTCACCAGTGGACGGATATCACAGGGTTCCATCAGGACATGGAGCCCCACGGATGATCCGGCACTGTTGGGTTTTATCACCAGGGGAAATGTCAATTCATCGGGATTGATGTGTGTGCTCTTTGTAATCCTGACGACGCGTCCCGTTTGAACGCCTGTTTTTTCTGCCAAAACCCTGGAGAGGTATTTATCCATAGACAGGGCAGACGCCAGGGGACCTGATCCTGTATAAGGCAACCCGGCAATATCCAGAACCGCTGCGATGATACCGTTTTCACCGCTTCCCCCGTGGAGGGCATTAAAAACCACATCAGTATCCAGGGCTTTCAATTTCCGGATATGATCCATAAAAACCGTTTCATCCCGCTGTACCATATCATCAAAATGACTGTCCGTTACATCAAAGGTCTCCAGTTTTTTGCGGAACCGGGCCATTTCATGCCAGGGTGTGGAGGGATCCACATAAAAAACGGTATGACCCAGAGATTCCAGTGCTTGACCCACTGCTTTTCCACTGGTAATGGAGACATTCCGTTCCGGTGAAGCTCCACCCAGCAAGACACAGATATTCATCAGGTTCTCCTCACGATACTTGATACGGCTTCTTTCAGGGTATCAGCCACCGTCAGATCCGGATCCATTGTTTTTAATGCTTTTTCGGTTTCTTTTCCCTTGCCGGTCCGGACCAGGATAAAGGGAATGCCGGCATTCCGGGAGGTTTCATAATCTGAACGGCTGTCTCCCACCATCAAAGCTTCATTCAAATGGATGTTATGATCGGCAACCGCTTGTTGAATCATACCTGTTCGGGGTTTGCGGCAGGAACATCCTTCTTCCGGGGTATGGGGACAATAATAATAATCCGTGATTTTCCCGCCTGCAGACTCTGCAGTTTGGATTACCTTTTTGAATATTCTCTCCGCTGTATCCCCGGAAAAAAAATGCCGGTGAATACCGGACTGATTGCTGATGATAATAACAGTTATGGCATGCTGTGTCAGTTGCAGAATGGCTTCGGGTACATACGGATAGACCTTCACATCCCGTAGAGTACGGACGTATTCATCCCGGTCTTCATTCAGCACCCCGTCCCTGTCCAGAAATACCACAGATATTTTCATAGACGGAATTTAAGGGTAAGGAGGGAGAAAATCAGCCGATTATCATTTTTTA
The DNA window shown above is from Candidatus Neomarinimicrobiota bacterium and carries:
- a CDS encoding dCMP deaminase family protein, with the translated sequence MDKRPERPTWDEYFLEIARVVARRSSCLRRQVGAVIVRNKDIISTGYNGAPSFQKNSLEYGFCYRDKHHIKSGTHLELCRAVGSHAESNAIVLAARNGHSTADSTIYVYGHEFICNMCKAMIANAFIHRVVLQKPDGNVVEFIPERDWTVHPVDMAETPEKVAER
- the cysS gene encoding cysteine--tRNA ligase; protein product: MNLVFYNTLSRKKEPFIPLKKGVVKMYTCGPTVYNHAHIGNFRAYIFEDQLKRYLKYKGFNVTQVMNLTDVDDKIIRSCFEKKILLQDYTRPFKDSFFKDLDILNIDRAEVFPAATEHIGDMVKLIQSLMEKGLAYRTEDGNIFYKITAFPRYGRLQNLNPENLRSGGRVESDEYEKESAHDFALWKAWKPTDGDVYWDTPLGKGRPGWHIECSAMSMKYLGETFDIHTGGVDNIFPHHENEIAQSEGATGKPFARYWLHCEHLLWDGEKMSKSLGNIIYIRGLIDRGYSPRAIRYTLLSTHYRQKLNFSLSLLEQSEKSLKRIDDYLFELDQIHEEGPVHEKVEKEVARMLEKFEGAMDDDLNISPALASVFELIRRINRIKTDLPMTSGDKERILEALQKVDQVLGVIFSGDHEKPATLSDEDIEARIIERNEARKNRDWARADTIRDELLKAGIELIDRKEGTTFRRK
- a CDS encoding M28 family peptidase, which produces MADSTLQIIHYLASRYCAGRRTGTDGWKRAQQYIIQQMQDLGILPFYGEEYLQPLPHLPGNIEGANILGYIPGKGQLKNRYIMIEAHYDHLGTDEDELGYYPGADDNAAAVGIILRAAGHFHADPPQADRRSILVACFDAEEPPFFNSPHMGVERFCEANPEVLNAIDLAIFLDLMGHGLGTGTHEKIMDSFFLIGAEKCGVGPVINQLETSVKGIYPRRMGIHAIPPSGNYIAFKKRERPFIFTTSGRNHFYHTLFDSAEKLDYPKINRLVLYFSHLLRDLSIAPRQYFTYDPKGAADAESLKSLKEMFQVMDPETPNLCNIMNYIEKAEKICKANGNLPLPEQSKLLHLVKLIEQYVS
- a CDS encoding D-alanine--D-alanine ligase yields the protein MNICVLLGGASPERNVSITSGKAVGQALESLGHTVFYVDPSTPWHEMARFRKKLETFDVTDSHFDDMVQRDETVFMDHIRKLKALDTDVVFNALHGGSGENGIIAAVLDIAGLPYTGSGPLASALSMDKYLSRVLAEKTGVQTGRVVRITKSTHINPDELTFPLVIKPNSAGSSVGLHVLMEPCDIRPLVKDALKYDSVILAEEYIPGQELTVPVVGGKAFPLIEILPEGGVYTFETKYASGKSRYLIPAPLTDDLTQSLKEKALRIWDILGLENYARIDFRLKDGKEIYFLEANSLPGMTATSLLPKSAKVMGMDFPALTDWIVKDALKRFEKKEST
- a CDS encoding HAD family hydrolase, translated to MVFLDRDGVLNEDRDEYVRTLRDVKVYPYVPEAILQLTQHAITVIIISNQSGIHRHFFSGDTAERIFKKVIQTAESAGGKITDYYYCPHTPEEGCSCRKPRTGMIQQAVADHNIHLNEALMVGDSRSDYETSRNAGIPFILVRTGKGKETEKALKTMDPDLTVADTLKEAVSSIVRRT
- a CDS encoding MBL fold metallo-hydrolase, whose protein sequence is MTMELNILGTASQLPTAERNHGGYLLRWQGQNILLDPGEGIQRQCVKGGLSVPAIRTICISHFHGDHCLGLPGIIQRISLAKVTEPVTIIYPRTGEDFLKRLLTCSDFHQTLTLHLLPIFREGVVFHAGKLRIEAIELKHRIPTYGFRIVQPGGFRFDKEKLNATGIEGKSVGILQEKGELQTDRGIITRESVSKRVPDRVFAYVADTAPGNHLKPLMDHADLLLCETTFMENERDFAEAYDHLTTSTAAKAALENKVDFLIATHFSERYRETGVIEEELREVFPRSYAAEDLTRFSLVLKTKKLYVKNIRKKNGQAT